Within the Solidesulfovibrio fructosivorans JJ] genome, the region GATTTCCAGACAAGTTTCGATCGCCAGGACGCCGGCCAGGACGTGGCAGGCTGTGCGGATATCCGCGTAGCGCCAGTTCGCGCCAAAGCGTTTCAAGCCTCTGGATAAGAAGCCGCGCCAAAAAAGAATTTGTTCGTCTTGGTCCAGCAGTTTGAGGACTCCCAGGGTGCCGGCGTAGGCCTCTGGAGTGAAGAGATATGCGGCCAAGGTGGAGGCTCCAGCCAACGGCGGCGCATAGAGCGATTTTCCTTTGATCTGGAAGCAATTGCCGGGCGTGACATCGGCCGTGGCTGGCGGCGTGTGGTGAGCCTGTTCCAAGGTGTTTGCCACAAGGCGGACGATTTCCAGGCCGAAGCGCAGACGCCGATCATCCGTGGCGGCCAAGGCCTGTTGTTCGGTTGCCGTTCCGGCAGTGGCTGTAAATTCCGGAGCGCCTTGAAGCACTGCGGCGAGATGCTGGGGATCGCCGGTGTGGAAGGGAAGACCTCCCGGGATGGCCTGCTCCAAATGCACGGGGATATCCGAATAGATCACGGTTTTGCCCAACAGACGACAATCCTCGATAACCGTGCTCCAGCCTTCGAACCGTGAGGGTTGGACAACCGCCGCCGCGCCACGCAGCAGCTGCACCTGATCGGCACGGTCGATAAGCCCCAGAATCTTCACCTGATCGGCAAGCCCTTTTTCTTCCAATAGACGGACCAGGGATGGAAAATAGTCCGGGTTGCGATAGTCGTCCTTGGAGCCCGTGCAGACGAGTCTCCAGATGATACCCCGCTCACGCAGTAAGGCCAACGCCTCGAACAGCGTGCGGTGGTCCTTGTGTGCCCAAAACTGGTTACAGCACATCAGATAGGGGCTCTCGATACCGAAGCGAGCCGTGACGGCCTCGGGATCGCCCTCGAGCCAGCCCGGCTCGGGCGAGGTGGCAAAGCGCAGTACGTGGGTAGGGCAGGTGACCGGGAAAAAGCGATAGAAATCATCCTGGGCAGCCTGGCTGCTCAGCACCACCATATCCCGCCCCTGGGCCAGTCGTGCGAACGTGTTGTTGCGTTGGACAATTTCGGACCGGGAAAACATCTCCGGCAGGTAGCAATGCTGGAAATCGGGGATCCAGTAAGCCTTGGCTCCTGGTGTTGCCGCGTCATCCTCGATGGGGAAAGGGTAGAGCACGTCAATGTCGTCCAGGCGAACCCCCGGAGCGTACAGGCGGATATCGTCGGCCAGGGGCAGGATGGCCTGGTATTGGTCCAAGGCCGAAATTTGGTGCGGCAATACGAAGTAGACCAGACGAAGTTTTTTTGATGGCGGCAAGGCTTTTACGGCCAGGGCCAGGTTTTTGAGATAATTCGGTCCCCCCGTCCAGCCCTCATTTCCCCATTGGATGATGATGCCCAGGGTGTCTTTTGGGGTCTGCATGGAAGGAACCTCCAGGACGCAAATTGCGAGTAGATATTATTTGCAAATTTCACACCCGAAGCCGGCGCAAAGGCAGGCAGATAAGGCATGAAAATTGCTTTTTTTTTAACTACGGGCGGATTTTCCGACCGCAGGATATCTTACAAGGGACCCGCGTGGCCCGCCA harbors:
- a CDS encoding glycosyltransferase, translating into MQTPKDTLGIIIQWGNEGWTGGPNYLKNLALAVKALPPSKKLRLVYFVLPHQISALDQYQAILPLADDIRLYAPGVRLDDIDVLYPFPIEDDAATPGAKAYWIPDFQHCYLPEMFSRSEIVQRNNTFARLAQGRDMVVLSSQAAQDDFYRFFPVTCPTHVLRFATSPEPGWLEGDPEAVTARFGIESPYLMCCNQFWAHKDHRTLFEALALLRERGIIWRLVCTGSKDDYRNPDYFPSLVRLLEEKGLADQVKILGLIDRADQVQLLRGAAAVVQPSRFEGWSTVIEDCRLLGKTVIYSDIPVHLEQAIPGGLPFHTGDPQHLAAVLQGAPEFTATAGTATEQQALAATDDRRLRFGLEIVRLVANTLEQAHHTPPATADVTPGNCFQIKGKSLYAPPLAGASTLAAYLFTPEAYAGTLGVLKLLDQDEQILFWRGFLSRGLKRFGANWRYADIRTACHVLAGVLAIETCLEIGTDRGDILAMVVACRPGVRLTVLDVGGPEKTAARRESTQALLTRLGHTGNYALAEANSPKDVAAYFSSNRSQSFDMAIIDGDTAPQHATTHLIEALRHIRIGGVLIFGDVVSPDRPDRLQIWRKAVTSRPDMTGFEFTELGHGVALAVRMR